In one window of Photorhabdus laumondii subsp. laumondii DNA:
- a CDS encoding DUF4297 domain-containing protein, which produces MERNVLGHAQREISGATTFGKYDFQYHWALCRIIEKHKSNSDYALLIEYHEDVVIADSLYGSSAKFEFFQVKNTGKPFTSDALTKREQGAEGAKSSILGKLLSSCIGTDYEARITEIGLVSSSGFSFEQRDKKLKLDIITSGDLSVDCLSGLTEKLKDELGIALLPENLKFIVPKIKLENQEEFVIGRFAELVNEIFPNSHCNAVNIYRAIIDEIHRKGQNTYDFTVWEKMVEDKSLTSHKVKDVIAVNTTSPKFEDFEKDFEYLAKNDMKWNTLTYRKINKKIKQLFLRRIGHLSAFDMNIMRIVQQALSSVPEEDFTETRDYIESVIVKAQELNIEDQVPEHDDILCEIVYSFLKVMHE; this is translated from the coding sequence ATGGAACGTAATGTTTTGGGTCATGCTCAAAGAGAAATTTCAGGAGCAACCACATTCGGAAAATATGATTTTCAATATCATTGGGCCTTATGCAGAATAATTGAAAAGCATAAATCAAATTCTGACTATGCATTATTAATCGAATATCATGAGGATGTCGTTATCGCAGACTCATTGTATGGAAGTTCGGCAAAATTTGAATTTTTTCAAGTAAAGAATACTGGAAAACCTTTCACTTCTGACGCCTTAACCAAACGAGAGCAAGGTGCTGAGGGAGCTAAGAGTTCCATTCTAGGTAAGCTATTAAGCTCATGTATTGGTACAGACTATGAAGCACGCATTACGGAAATCGGTCTTGTGTCCTCAAGTGGTTTCTCATTTGAACAAAGAGATAAGAAGTTAAAATTAGACATTATAACTTCAGGTGATCTTAGTGTAGATTGCTTATCGGGGTTAACTGAAAAATTAAAGGATGAGCTTGGAATAGCTCTCTTGCCAGAAAATCTAAAATTCATTGTTCCAAAAATAAAATTAGAGAACCAAGAAGAGTTTGTCATTGGTAGATTTGCTGAATTAGTAAATGAAATATTTCCAAATAGTCATTGTAATGCCGTTAATATTTATAGAGCAATAATCGATGAAATTCATCGCAAAGGACAGAATACTTACGATTTTACTGTTTGGGAGAAAATGGTAGAGGATAAATCTCTCACATCTCATAAGGTAAAGGATGTTATAGCTGTTAACACAACAAGCCCAAAATTTGAAGACTTTGAGAAAGACTTTGAGTACTTAGCTAAAAATGATATGAAATGGAACACCTTAACTTATCGGAAGATTAATAAAAAAATAAAACAACTTTTCTTGCGCCGAATCGGACATTTGTCGGCTTTTGATATGAATATAATGAGAATAGTCCAGCAGGCGCTAAGTAGTGTCCCAGAAGAAGACTTTACAGAAACCCGTGATTACATTGAGTCAGTTATTGTAAAAGCTCAAGAACTTAATATTGAAGATCAAGTACCAGAACATGACGATATATTATGCGAGATAGTTTATAGCTTTTTAAAGGTGATGCATGAATAA
- the cheA gene encoding chemotaxis protein CheA, with protein sequence MDITAFYQTFFDEADELLEDMEQHLLQLDPDAPDQEQLNAIFRSAHSIKGGAATFGFIKLQQTTHVLENLLDSARRDEMSLTTDIINLFLEAKDIMQQQLDAYKSSQEPDESAFTYICETLRQLALEVQRENEGGVESATDAVMPEVPESEPELKSEPVATENQQGRVRVHLSGLKEREVSLMLDELSNLGEVYDAEQTRDSVEASLVTSATEDDITAVLCFVIEPEQITFLPVAEPKDKVKNKDTDTAKAVKTTAPEKGSTPPAGRPAPIPPAGSPRQRAESSSIRVAVEKVDQLINLVGELVITQSMLAQHCNALEPTLHGDLLNCMVQLQRNSRDLQESVMSIRMMPMEYVFSRYPRLVRDLASKLNKKVDLTLVGSSTELDKSLIERIIDPLTHLVRNSLDHGIEEPEARLAVGKPEMGNLTLSAEHQGGNICIEVVDDGAGLNREKILAKAISQGLSVSENMSNEEVAMLIFAPGFSTAEVVTDVSGRGVGMDVVKRNIQEMGGQIQINFQAGKGTVTRILLPLTLAILDGMSVKVNDEVFILPLSAVVSSLQPQEEDIYPLAGDEKLLHVRGEYLPLIKLYRVFDIPDAKTDPTKGIIVIVQSAGRRYALLVDQLVGQHQVVVKNIESNYRKVPGISAATIMGDGSVALIIDISALQQLNHDQLALNKAELLAKNKH encoded by the coding sequence ATGGATATTACCGCGTTTTATCAGACCTTTTTTGATGAAGCAGACGAATTGCTGGAGGATATGGAGCAGCATCTATTGCAGCTCGATCCTGATGCGCCAGATCAGGAGCAATTGAATGCTATTTTTCGTAGTGCTCACTCAATAAAAGGTGGCGCTGCGACTTTTGGTTTTATCAAACTACAGCAAACCACACATGTTCTAGAAAATTTGCTGGACAGTGCCAGACGAGATGAAATGAGTCTGACGACTGATATTATCAACCTGTTTTTAGAAGCGAAAGATATTATGCAGCAACAGTTGGATGCCTATAAAAGTTCTCAGGAGCCGGATGAAAGTGCGTTTACCTACATCTGTGAGACTTTGCGCCAGCTTGCATTGGAAGTACAGAGAGAGAATGAAGGCGGGGTTGAGTCTGCCACAGATGCGGTGATGCCAGAGGTGCCTGAATCTGAGCCAGAATTAAAATCGGAGCCTGTTGCGACTGAAAATCAGCAAGGTAGAGTTCGGGTTCATCTTTCTGGTCTGAAAGAGCGTGAAGTTTCTCTGATGCTTGATGAGCTGAGTAATCTGGGGGAGGTTTATGATGCTGAACAGACTCGGGATAGTGTTGAAGCATCATTGGTAACATCAGCCACAGAGGATGATATCACGGCAGTTCTCTGTTTTGTTATTGAACCGGAACAGATCACTTTCTTGCCGGTAGCTGAACCCAAAGACAAAGTTAAAAATAAAGATACAGATACAGCTAAAGCCGTTAAAACAACTGCACCGGAAAAAGGTTCCACACCGCCTGCCGGGCGTCCTGCGCCGATACCACCGGCGGGATCGCCACGTCAACGGGCAGAATCTTCCAGTATTCGGGTTGCGGTTGAGAAGGTTGATCAACTGATAAACCTGGTTGGTGAATTGGTTATTACCCAATCTATGTTGGCTCAGCACTGTAACGCTCTTGAGCCGACTTTGCATGGCGATTTGCTAAATTGCATGGTTCAGTTACAGAGAAATTCCAGAGATTTGCAAGAATCTGTGATGTCTATCCGTATGATGCCAATGGAATATGTGTTCAGCCGTTACCCGCGTTTAGTCAGGGATCTTGCTAGCAAGCTGAATAAAAAAGTGGATCTAACTTTGGTTGGCAGTTCCACTGAATTGGATAAGAGTTTAATCGAGCGCATTATTGATCCGCTAACTCATCTAGTCCGTAACAGTCTGGATCATGGTATTGAAGAGCCAGAAGCTCGGCTTGCTGTGGGCAAACCTGAAATGGGCAACTTGACACTTTCTGCTGAACATCAGGGCGGGAATATCTGTATTGAAGTTGTGGATGATGGTGCCGGGTTGAACCGTGAAAAGATTCTGGCCAAAGCGATATCACAAGGGTTATCAGTCAGTGAAAACATGAGTAACGAAGAGGTTGCGATGTTGATTTTCGCACCGGGTTTTTCCACGGCTGAAGTTGTAACAGATGTATCTGGCCGCGGTGTAGGAATGGACGTGGTTAAGCGAAATATTCAGGAAATGGGAGGGCAAATCCAGATTAACTTCCAGGCAGGTAAAGGGACAGTGACGCGGATTTTGTTACCTCTGACACTGGCAATCCTTGATGGGATGTCAGTGAAAGTGAATGACGAAGTGTTTATTTTGCCGTTGAGTGCAGTAGTAAGTTCTCTTCAACCGCAGGAAGAAGATATTTATCCCTTGGCGGGAGATGAAAAATTATTGCATGTCAGAGGAGAATACTTGCCACTCATTAAGTTATATCGAGTTTTTGATATTCCTGATGCAAAAACAGATCCGACGAAAGGGATTATTGTGATTGTACAAAGTGCGGGTCGTCGTTATGCCTTGCTGGTTGATCAATTAGTTGGGCAGCATCAGGTGGTTGTGAAAAATATCGAAAGTAACTATCGCAAGGTACCCGGGATCTCCGCTGCCACAATTATGGGAGATGGCAGTGTGGCGTTGATTATTGATATTTCTGCCTTGCAGCAACTCAATCATGACCAATTGGCACTCAACAAAGCTGAGTTATTAGCAAAAAATAAGCACTGA
- the motB gene encoding flagellar motor protein MotB: MKTRNVSVIRVKRRKRNGIKHHGGSWKIAYADFMTAMMAFFLVMWLLAISSPQELTRIAEYFRTPLQVAINKGERSSDSSNPIPGGGEDVLHQEGDILRQVEVVEANDEARKLNRLREQLDQLIITDPRLKALRPHLLIDMMDEGLRIQIIDRENRPMFMVGSAKVESYMSDILRAIAPILNDIPNKISLSGHTDDLKYANGERGYSNWELSADRANASRRELLIGGLDEVKILRVVGMASTVRLKQEDASAPVNRRISILVLNKQAEERIEQQNTGSDSLIINDSKEIHEVIGKDSAESRPTQQSNEITVLAQPAPASQSAEPNRVPTKVTK, encoded by the coding sequence ATGAAAACGCGTAACGTCTCAGTCATTAGGGTAAAAAGACGTAAAAGGAATGGCATCAAACATCATGGTGGTTCATGGAAAATTGCTTATGCTGATTTTATGACTGCCATGATGGCATTTTTTCTGGTTATGTGGCTGTTGGCAATTTCCAGCCCACAAGAATTGACCCGAATTGCAGAATATTTCCGTACCCCGTTACAAGTTGCAATTAATAAAGGGGAGCGTAGCAGTGATAGCTCGAATCCTATTCCAGGAGGAGGGGAAGATGTGCTTCATCAGGAAGGCGATATTCTGCGTCAGGTTGAAGTCGTTGAAGCTAATGATGAGGCTCGCAAGTTAAATAGGCTGCGTGAGCAACTTGATCAATTGATCATTACGGATCCTCGCCTTAAAGCATTACGTCCACATCTGTTGATTGACATGATGGATGAAGGGTTACGTATCCAGATTATTGACCGGGAAAACCGGCCAATGTTTATGGTTGGCAGTGCAAAAGTTGAAAGTTACATGAGTGACATTTTGCGGGCTATTGCACCCATCTTGAACGATATTCCCAATAAAATTAGCCTATCCGGTCATACTGATGACTTGAAATATGCTAATGGTGAGCGTGGTTACAGTAACTGGGAACTCTCCGCAGATCGGGCGAATGCATCAAGGAGAGAGCTGTTGATAGGTGGGCTGGATGAAGTAAAGATATTGCGGGTAGTTGGCATGGCTTCAACGGTTCGTTTGAAACAGGAAGATGCCAGTGCACCGGTTAACCGTCGTATCAGTATCTTAGTGCTCAATAAACAAGCGGAAGAGCGGATTGAACAGCAAAACACCGGCAGCGACTCCTTGATTATTAATGATAGTAAGGAAATTCACGAGGTGATTGGAAAGGATTCGGCTGAAAGTAGGCCAACACAGCAGTCCAATGAAATCACAGTATTGGCCCAGCCAGCACCAGCGTCGCAGAGTGCTGAGCCTAATCGTGTACCGACCAAGGTGACAAAGTAA
- the flhC gene encoding flagellar transcriptional regulator FlhC, whose amino-acid sequence MAEKSIVQEAKDIQLAMELITLGARLQMLESETQLSRGRLIKLYKELRGSPPPKGMLPFSTDWFMTWEQNIHSSMFYNAYRFLLKSGYCEGVEAVVKAYRLYLEQCPPAEGDAPVLALTRAWTLVRFVDSGMLQPSQCRTCGGTFITHAHQPVNSFVCSLCQPPSRAVKKRKLSSESADTNSQLLDGLAQHAV is encoded by the coding sequence ATGGCCGAGAAAAGTATAGTTCAAGAAGCTAAGGATATACAATTGGCGATGGAACTCATCACTTTGGGGGCACGGTTACAAATGCTTGAAAGTGAAACACAATTGAGCAGAGGGCGACTAATTAAGCTTTATAAAGAATTGAGAGGGAGTCCTCCGCCCAAGGGGATGCTGCCTTTTTCAACAGATTGGTTTATGACGTGGGAACAGAATATTCATTCATCGATGTTCTATAATGCCTATCGTTTTTTACTCAAGAGTGGTTATTGTGAAGGTGTAGAGGCTGTTGTTAAAGCGTATCGACTCTATCTTGAACAATGTCCTCCTGCTGAAGGGGATGCACCGGTTTTGGCGTTGACTCGTGCCTGGACGTTGGTACGTTTTGTGGACAGTGGCATGTTGCAACCTTCACAATGTCGGACTTGTGGTGGAACTTTTATTACTCATGCTCATCAACCTGTGAATAGCTTTGTTTGTAGCCTTTGCCAACCGCCATCACGTGCAGTAAAAAAACGTAAACTTTCCTCAGAGTCTGCCGATACTAATTCACAACTGCTGGATGGACTTGCTCAGCACGCAGTGTGA
- the mobQ gene encoding MobQ family relaxase: protein MAIFHLDFKIVKRSEGKSSVAKAAYHARCRITDERTGDTYDYSRRTDLCGHFILAPVNAPQHIVKDSTALWNEVERVERQNNGQTARYFDVAIPTELNNDDKKKLVLEYCQKNFVDKSMIADIAFHDLDSDNPHAHVMLTLKTIGPEGFGKKERSWNDRKMSVLWRESWASMANSFLAAAGSSERIDHRSLQAQHEEALEKAAVALDNEEKALWLAKSAETNRPSMKRIHSAKWRSKAAQEQRAAEQAVRDAAKQEAVEVYKTFSELDLEIVVDVRSFTVAVLAEPEEIVLPESRTCSLNAEELKPVLVAPAPHTRARGVKSYRDKTKISKVVAAKKPYVSISDSGTNTLLKTTSSKTPKRPSRIAPEHVKRIQATPRQDNIFKRFTALLVDFIRDKFIWAKTNKTKVDIISEEHDKRIAENYVFDEVLGRRVSRSEYEKQAKFNHDDYKPTPDEISRFPSRINSVKSVSDYDNGTSPSLPLELIKGVNFLKLKPSSSNIIKNK, encoded by the coding sequence ATGGCTATTTTTCATCTTGATTTTAAAATTGTGAAACGCTCTGAAGGCAAGTCTTCCGTTGCTAAAGCTGCCTATCATGCCCGTTGCAGAATCACAGATGAAAGAACAGGTGATACCTATGATTATAGCCGCCGTACTGATTTATGCGGGCATTTCATATTAGCCCCCGTTAATGCTCCTCAACATATCGTAAAGGACTCCACGGCATTGTGGAATGAAGTTGAAAGAGTTGAACGTCAAAATAACGGACAAACAGCTCGTTATTTCGATGTTGCTATTCCTACCGAGTTAAACAATGATGATAAGAAAAAACTTGTCCTTGAGTATTGTCAGAAAAATTTCGTTGATAAAAGCATGATTGCTGATATCGCTTTCCATGATCTTGATAGTGATAACCCCCACGCTCACGTTATGTTGACATTAAAAACCATTGGCCCGGAAGGTTTTGGTAAAAAAGAAAGAAGCTGGAACGACAGAAAAATGTCTGTGTTGTGGCGTGAATCATGGGCATCGATGGCGAACAGCTTCCTTGCTGCTGCTGGTTCATCAGAACGTATTGATCATCGTTCCCTTCAGGCCCAGCACGAGGAAGCATTGGAAAAAGCAGCAGTAGCTTTAGATAATGAAGAAAAAGCGCTGTGGCTTGCTAAATCCGCCGAAACAAACCGCCCTTCTATGAAGCGTATCCACAGTGCTAAATGGCGTAGTAAAGCAGCTCAGGAACAAAGAGCCGCAGAACAGGCTGTTCGTGATGCTGCCAAGCAAGAAGCCGTTGAAGTCTACAAAACATTCAGTGAACTTGATCTTGAAATCGTCGTTGACGTCAGAAGCTTTACTGTAGCTGTTCTTGCTGAACCAGAAGAAATTGTATTACCTGAATCCCGTACCTGTTCATTGAACGCTGAAGAACTGAAACCTGTTCTGGTCGCTCCGGCTCCTCATACAAGAGCCAGAGGTGTTAAATCTTACCGTGATAAAACAAAAATCAGTAAGGTCGTTGCTGCTAAGAAGCCATATGTAAGTATTTCTGACTCTGGAACAAATACTCTTCTGAAAACAACCTCTTCTAAAACCCCAAAAAGGCCATCCAGAATCGCCCCTGAACATGTTAAAAGGATACAGGCTACTCCACGTCAGGATAATATCTTTAAACGCTTCACTGCTCTTTTAGTTGATTTTATCAGAGATAAATTTATATGGGCTAAAACGAACAAAACTAAAGTTGATATTATCAGTGAAGAACATGATAAACGTATTGCTGAAAACTATGTCTTTGATGAGGTATTAGGCCGTCGTGTTTCACGTAGTGAATATGAGAAACAAGCTAAGTTTAACCACGATGACTATAAGCCAACACCGGATGAGATCAGCCGTTTCCCAAGTCGTATTAATAGCGTTAAATCCGTTAGTGATTACGATAATGGGACGTCACCTTCATTACCACTCGAACTAATTAAGGGGGTAAACTTTCTTAAACTCAAGCCATCAAGCTCTAATATCATTAAGAACAAATGA
- a CDS encoding conjugal transfer protein TraD: MSKQGDIKSRKPRIEKTIKQKIASAQMHLNRLKSKEKSLTKSAETRLKIILGAEVAKAVGCKVEDVDKEFVLGMLLQASNINVEAKARIKLRGKRFPEDMVGRQE, translated from the coding sequence ATGAGTAAACAGGGAGATATTAAAAGCAGAAAACCACGAATAGAAAAAACAATTAAACAAAAAATAGCTTCGGCACAGATGCATCTGAATCGACTTAAGAGCAAAGAAAAATCTCTGACCAAGAGTGCTGAAACACGTCTGAAGATTATTTTAGGGGCAGAAGTGGCTAAAGCTGTTGGCTGTAAAGTAGAAGATGTCGATAAGGAGTTTGTATTGGGAATGTTATTACAGGCTTCGAATATTAATGTGGAGGCTAAAGCAAGAATTAAGTTACGAGGAAAAAGATTTCCTGAGGATATGGTGGGAAGGCAGGAATAA
- a CDS encoding YlaC family protein: MNIIKQILIQDLERINIEEQRDGKPRFNSQFISNHPYLCLAMLVSYLFLAALIWYAPYFSLLSLLAFTVLFIIMSAVLLLEIKPVYRFDDIGVLDLRVCYNGEWFVSEKISDCAIKELCSHPHVPLTIKDEIKRIIQMKGEIHFYDVYIMAFPEQSHIATSLPMMHSR, encoded by the coding sequence ATGAATATCATTAAACAGATACTGATTCAGGATCTTGAACGAATCAACATCGAAGAACAACGTGATGGTAAACCCCGTTTTAACAGCCAATTCATCAGTAACCATCCTTATCTCTGCCTGGCTATGCTTGTATCCTATCTGTTTCTCGCTGCACTTATCTGGTACGCCCCCTATTTTAGTTTACTTTCACTGCTAGCTTTTACAGTACTCTTCATTATTATGTCGGCGGTTTTATTACTCGAAATCAAACCTGTGTATCGGTTTGATGATATCGGCGTACTTGATCTACGGGTATGTTACAACGGCGAATGGTTCGTCAGCGAAAAAATCTCAGACTGTGCAATCAAAGAGCTTTGTTCCCACCCTCATGTTCCATTGACAATAAAAGATGAAATCAAGCGCATTATACAAATGAAAGGTGAAATTCATTTTTATGATGTTTATATCATGGCATTTCCTGAACAATCACATATAGCAACATCGTTACCGATGATGCATAGCCGATAA
- a CDS encoding MgtC family protein has product MLITPFVFHLLSAMCFGALIGAERQWRQRMAGLRTNALVATGAAVFILSSITTSPDSAGRIAAQVVSGIGFLGAGVIMREGMNIRGLNTAATLWCSAGIGVLCGLGQYWLAAIATAIILCANILLREAAQRINLQPRQQAIDQVQCYKIHVVCDSDDEILVRTLVLQALNGVAVRLKSLSFADKVQPGKFEVCVEVLATLDEQKEIEAIVCRISLEKSVSSINWKMASELPI; this is encoded by the coding sequence ATGTTAATAACTCCTTTTGTCTTTCATTTATTATCGGCTATGTGCTTTGGTGCATTAATTGGTGCTGAGCGCCAATGGCGTCAACGTATGGCAGGTTTAAGAACCAATGCATTAGTTGCGACTGGTGCAGCAGTTTTTATCCTTAGTTCAATAACAACTTCACCCGATAGTGCGGGTCGTATTGCTGCACAAGTTGTTTCAGGCATTGGTTTCCTTGGTGCGGGTGTCATTATGCGGGAAGGTATGAACATTCGTGGATTAAATACCGCAGCAACCTTATGGTGTTCTGCTGGAATTGGTGTGCTGTGTGGCCTTGGCCAATATTGGCTAGCTGCGATAGCAACTGCCATTATTCTTTGCGCAAATATATTGTTACGTGAAGCAGCTCAACGTATTAATTTACAACCCAGGCAGCAGGCCATTGATCAAGTACAGTGTTATAAAATTCACGTAGTGTGTGACAGTGATGACGAAATTCTGGTGAGAACGTTAGTATTACAGGCGCTCAATGGAGTAGCAGTGAGGTTAAAATCATTGAGTTTCGCTGATAAAGTTCAACCTGGAAAATTTGAAGTGTGCGTTGAAGTGTTAGCAACACTGGATGAGCAAAAAGAGATAGAAGCAATTGTTTGTCGTATAAGTCTGGAAAAGAGCGTTAGCTCAATAAACTGGAAAATGGCTTCTGAACTACCGATCTGA
- the motA gene encoding flagellar motor stator protein MotA — MLVLLGYIVVFGAVIGGYLIVGGHLGALYQPAEFLIITGAGIGAFIVGNNGKAIKATLRVLPKVMRRSKYNKVMYMDLMALLFRLLAKSRMHGVLALERDIEHPQQSDIFTQYPRLLKDKHLMDFITDYMRLIVSGNMNPHEIEALMDEEIETYEQESEIPATSLMMVGDSLPAFGIVAAVMGVVNALGSADRPAGELGVLIAHAMVGTFLGILLAYGFISPLATLLRQRSGEHLKMMQCIKVTLLSSLNGYAPQIAVEFGRKTLYLTDRPSFTELEEHVRRVKAPVQQETEEQV; from the coding sequence GTGTTAGTACTTTTAGGATATATCGTAGTTTTTGGTGCGGTAATCGGTGGTTACCTGATTGTAGGTGGTCATTTAGGCGCACTTTATCAACCCGCTGAATTTTTAATTATCACTGGTGCTGGTATCGGTGCTTTCATTGTTGGTAACAACGGAAAAGCGATTAAGGCAACATTACGTGTTTTGCCAAAGGTCATGCGTAGATCTAAATATAACAAGGTGATGTATATGGATCTGATGGCGTTGCTTTTTCGGTTGTTAGCAAAATCCCGCATGCATGGTGTCTTAGCATTAGAGCGAGATATCGAACATCCTCAGCAGAGTGATATTTTCACCCAGTATCCGCGTTTGCTTAAGGATAAGCATTTGATGGATTTTATCACTGACTACATGCGATTGATTGTGAGTGGCAATATGAATCCCCATGAAATTGAAGCTTTGATGGATGAAGAAATCGAAACTTATGAGCAGGAGAGCGAGATTCCGGCAACCAGCTTGATGATGGTTGGAGATTCTCTTCCTGCTTTTGGTATTGTCGCTGCTGTTATGGGGGTTGTTAATGCTTTGGGGTCGGCAGATCGCCCGGCAGGAGAACTTGGCGTGCTGATTGCTCATGCAATGGTTGGGACATTCCTCGGTATTTTGCTGGCATATGGTTTTATCTCGCCATTGGCAACATTGCTACGTCAGCGCAGCGGTGAACATCTTAAAATGATGCAATGCATTAAAGTGACATTATTGTCCAGCCTGAATGGTTATGCTCCACAAATTGCGGTTGAATTCGGTCGTAAAACACTCTACCTCACAGATCGCCCTTCTTTCACTGAATTGGAAGAACATGTTCGCCGGGTAAAAGCACCTGTTCAGCAAGAAACTGAAGAACAGGTATGA
- the cheW gene encoding chemotaxis protein CheW has protein sequence MSAIEAFNKLSGETAGEGYLVFTLGDEEYGIEILKVQEIRGYDQVTRIANTPAFIKGITNLRGVIVPIIDLRIKFAQETVTYNDNTVVIVLNLLNRVVGIVVDGVSDVLSLKAEQICPAPEFAVTLSTEYLTGLGSLDDRMLILVDIEKLLNSEEMALVDSVAKS, from the coding sequence ATGTCGGCCATAGAAGCGTTTAATAAATTGTCAGGAGAAACTGCCGGGGAAGGATATTTAGTTTTTACCCTAGGTGATGAAGAGTATGGTATCGAAATACTGAAAGTACAGGAGATTCGGGGCTATGATCAGGTTACCCGTATTGCAAATACGCCAGCATTCATTAAAGGGATAACCAATCTGCGTGGCGTTATTGTGCCTATTATTGACCTGAGAATTAAATTTGCTCAGGAAACGGTTACCTATAATGATAATACCGTTGTTATTGTTTTGAATCTGTTAAACCGGGTGGTGGGTATTGTCGTTGATGGTGTTTCGGATGTTTTATCGCTCAAAGCTGAGCAAATCTGTCCGGCACCTGAATTTGCAGTAACATTATCTACCGAATATCTAACAGGATTGGGTTCACTTGATGATCGCATGCTGATTTTGGTGGATATTGAGAAGCTGCTTAACAGTGAAGAGATGGCTCTGGTAGATTCAGTAGCCAAAAGTTAA
- the cspE gene encoding transcription antiterminator/RNA stability regulator CspE gives MSDKMKGQVKWFNESKGFGFITPADGSKDVFVHFSAIQGNGFKTLAEGQNVEFTIENGAKGPAAANVMAI, from the coding sequence ATGTCTGACAAAATGAAAGGTCAAGTGAAGTGGTTCAACGAGTCTAAAGGCTTCGGTTTCATCACCCCAGCTGACGGTAGCAAAGACGTATTCGTTCACTTCTCTGCCATTCAGGGTAACGGTTTCAAAACTTTGGCAGAAGGCCAGAACGTAGAATTCACCATTGAAAATGGTGCGAAAGGTCCAGCTGCAGCAAACGTAATGGCTATCTGA
- the flhD gene encoding flagellar transcriptional regulator FlhD, translating to MSTVELLKHIYDINLSYLLLAQRLINHEKASAMFRLGISDSMADTLSELTLPQLVKLAETNQLVCNFRFEESETIQQLTRESRVDDLQQIHTGILLSTHLFQKLFSKKDDTSVKKRA from the coding sequence ATGAGTACGGTTGAATTGCTCAAACATATTTATGACATAAATTTATCGTATTTGCTTTTAGCTCAGCGATTAATTAACCATGAAAAAGCGTCAGCGATGTTCCGTTTAGGTATTAGCGATTCTATGGCTGATACGTTGTCTGAATTGACATTACCTCAGTTGGTCAAGCTCGCTGAGACTAATCAATTAGTCTGTAATTTCCGGTTCGAAGAGAGTGAAACTATTCAGCAGCTTACTAGGGAATCTCGAGTGGATGATTTACAACAAATACATACAGGCATTTTGTTATCGACTCATTTGTTTCAGAAGTTATTTTCGAAAAAAGACGATACGTCAGTGAAAAAAAGAGCATAA